A single window of Archangium gephyra DNA harbors:
- a CDS encoding LuxR C-terminal-related transcriptional regulator, translating to MLDSDASPVRLALVAEDPLARGALSRALSEQAGDIAVIASGTLVELEASRAGDAPDVVLWDVGLHPAETGGRMEAPELGAPVLALVPDESAGEGALSAGARGLLFRDVAPAPMLAALRAVARGLSVFDPALSALRATPRASAATSAPEGLTPREREVLALLAEGLSNKAIAERLDISEHTAKFHVNAVLAKLGVQRRTEAVVRAARMGLVTL from the coding sequence GTGCTGGACTCCGATGCCTCACCCGTCCGTCTCGCCCTGGTCGCCGAGGACCCGCTCGCCCGGGGTGCGCTCTCCCGTGCCCTCTCCGAGCAGGCGGGAGACATCGCCGTCATCGCCTCGGGGACGCTCGTGGAGTTGGAAGCCTCGCGCGCCGGGGACGCTCCCGATGTCGTGCTGTGGGACGTGGGCCTGCACCCCGCAGAGACGGGAGGACGGATGGAGGCCCCCGAGCTCGGTGCCCCCGTGCTCGCGCTCGTCCCGGATGAGTCCGCGGGAGAGGGTGCGCTCTCCGCGGGCGCCCGGGGACTGCTCTTCCGGGACGTGGCTCCCGCGCCGATGCTGGCCGCGCTCCGGGCCGTGGCCCGCGGGCTCTCCGTGTTCGACCCGGCCCTGTCCGCCCTGCGGGCCACTCCGCGCGCTTCCGCCGCCACCTCCGCTCCCGAGGGATTGACGCCCCGGGAGAGGGAAGTGCTCGCGCTGCTCGCCGAGGGGTTGTCCAACAAGGCCATCGCCGAGCGGCTCGACATCAGCGAGCACACCGCCAAGTTCCATGTGAACGCGGTGCTCGCCAAGCTCGGTGTCCAGCGGCGCACCGAGGCCGTGGTGCGGGCCGCGCGCATGGGACTCGTGACGCTCTGA
- a CDS encoding NUDIX domain-containing protein codes for MTIRTLSSRDVYRNPWMTVREDAVQRQDGSTGIYGVVLKPDFSIVIPYEQGAFHLVEQYRYPVQGRYLEFPMGSWETQADASPETVAAGELKEETGLVAGRMTYLGHLFIAYGYSNQGMHVFLAEDLTPGPQTLSPEESDLVCKKVTVAEFEALIQGGHIKDSATLSAYCLLRMQRRIPGL; via the coding sequence ATGACCATCCGAACCCTGTCCTCCCGTGACGTGTACCGCAACCCGTGGATGACGGTCCGCGAGGACGCCGTGCAGCGGCAGGACGGCTCGACGGGCATCTACGGCGTCGTCCTCAAGCCGGACTTCTCCATCGTCATCCCCTATGAGCAGGGGGCGTTCCACCTCGTGGAGCAGTACCGCTACCCGGTCCAGGGGCGCTACCTGGAGTTCCCCATGGGCTCCTGGGAGACCCAGGCGGACGCCTCGCCGGAGACCGTGGCCGCGGGCGAACTGAAGGAAGAGACCGGGCTCGTGGCGGGCCGGATGACGTACCTGGGCCATCTCTTCATCGCCTACGGCTACTCAAACCAGGGCATGCACGTCTTCCTGGCCGAGGACCTCACCCCGGGGCCCCAGACGCTGTCCCCCGAGGAGTCCGATCTCGTCTGCAAGAAGGTGACGGTCGCGGAGTTCGAGGCCCTCATCCAGGGCGGCCACATCAAGGACTCCGCGACGCTCTCGGCCTATTGCCTGCTGCGTATGCAGCGGCGCATCCCGGGCCTCTGA
- a CDS encoding S1C family serine protease, giving the protein MSADLASLSQSLSSLVERFAPSVVRVEARRRHGATGIVWSAEGHIVTTHHAIEHEGSITVGLADGRTVSAELIGRDPSTDVALLKADLPGLTPLAPAPLDGLKVGHLVLALGRPGRTARATLGIVSALGDTWRTYAGGRIDRYLETDADLPPGFSGGALVDVQGRFLGLLTAALSRTAAVVIPGETLGRVTQALLQHGGIRRGYLGVGAHPVRLPKPLSERVGTEGGLIFLSVEPGGPADQAGLVMGDVLVSLGGQPLHSIEELLGYLGDEKVGTQVQAKVLRAGEVREVSLTIGRRS; this is encoded by the coding sequence ATGTCCGCCGACCTCGCCTCCCTGTCCCAATCCCTCTCCTCCCTCGTCGAGCGCTTCGCTCCCAGCGTCGTCCGCGTCGAGGCCCGCCGCCGTCACGGTGCCACCGGCATCGTCTGGAGCGCCGAGGGCCACATCGTCACCACCCACCACGCCATCGAGCACGAGGGCTCCATCACCGTGGGCCTCGCCGATGGCCGCACCGTCTCCGCCGAGCTCATCGGCCGCGACCCCTCCACGGATGTCGCCCTCCTCAAGGCGGACCTCCCCGGCCTCACGCCCCTCGCGCCCGCGCCGCTCGACGGACTCAAGGTGGGCCACCTCGTGCTCGCCCTCGGCCGTCCCGGGCGCACCGCGCGCGCCACGCTCGGCATCGTCAGCGCCCTGGGCGACACCTGGCGCACCTACGCGGGAGGCCGCATCGACCGCTATCTCGAGACCGACGCGGACCTGCCGCCCGGCTTCTCCGGGGGTGCGCTCGTGGATGTGCAGGGCCGCTTCCTCGGCCTGCTCACGGCGGCCCTGTCGCGCACCGCCGCCGTCGTCATCCCCGGGGAGACGCTGGGCCGTGTCACCCAGGCCCTCCTGCAGCACGGAGGCATCCGCCGGGGCTACCTCGGCGTGGGCGCCCACCCCGTCCGGCTGCCCAAGCCCCTCTCGGAGCGCGTGGGCACCGAAGGTGGCCTCATCTTCCTCTCCGTCGAGCCCGGAGGCCCCGCGGACCAGGCGGGACTGGTGATGGGGGACGTGCTGGTGAGCCTCGGAGGCCAGCCGCTGCACAGCATCGAGGAGCTGCTCGGCTACCTCGGCGACGAGAAGGTGGGCACGCAGGTGCAGGCGAAGGTGCTGCGTGCCGGTGAAGTGCGTGAAGTGTCCCTCACCATCGGGAGGCGGTCTTGA
- a CDS encoding NUDIX domain-containing protein: MRPPGPRTSIPQFGKRVPGRAYIERPGAYAVIVNTRGEVALIRVPQGYFLPGGGIDPHEDALSALAREVREETGHEVQVVRELGWAAQFLMARHEELYLNKVGQFFVARLGPKTQEAHEVDHSLEWLPLAEAKKRLRHEFQAWALEQFELAKDT; this comes from the coding sequence GTGCGTCCCCCTGGCCCGAGAACGTCCATCCCCCAGTTCGGCAAGCGAGTCCCAGGCAGGGCCTATATCGAACGGCCCGGCGCCTACGCCGTCATCGTCAACACTCGGGGTGAAGTGGCGCTGATTCGCGTTCCCCAGGGCTACTTCCTCCCCGGCGGCGGAATCGATCCCCACGAGGACGCCCTCTCCGCCCTGGCTCGCGAGGTGCGCGAGGAGACGGGGCACGAGGTGCAGGTGGTGCGAGAGCTCGGATGGGCCGCGCAGTTCCTCATGGCCCGTCACGAGGAGCTCTACCTGAACAAGGTGGGCCAGTTCTTCGTCGCCCGGCTGGGGCCCAAGACGCAGGAGGCCCATGAGGTGGACCACTCGCTCGAGTGGCTTCCCCTGGCCGAAGCCAAGAAGCGGCTCCGGCACGAGTTCCAGGCGTGGGCCCTCGAGCAGTTCGAGCTGGCCAAGGACACGTGA
- a CDS encoding S1C family serine protease, with protein sequence MILQQFSDELESLVSKAAPAVVAVQHPRGHGTGLFLTPDGYVLTNRHVVRSRGRLTLELHDGSEVRAELVGGDQPTDLAVVRAEGGAKFPTLPLADPHDVRVGQLVMAIGNPFRLEQSVSMGVVSAINRTLPLPDGVILEGLLQTDAAINPGNSGGPLLNMRGQVVGLNTLVLPYAQGIGFAVSATTAAWVASLLIQRGKVERRFLGIAATAINLPPQSAQEAGQPRAVRVMKVGEGSPADDAGLEADDLLLGIDERPVTSVDDVQRLLALAPEPEVRLEVLRKGRRRTLRARTTPREHSKAA encoded by the coding sequence TTGATTCTCCAGCAATTCTCCGACGAGCTCGAGTCGCTCGTCTCCAAGGCGGCGCCCGCGGTGGTGGCCGTGCAGCACCCGCGAGGCCATGGCACGGGCCTCTTCCTCACCCCGGACGGTTATGTCCTCACCAACCGGCACGTGGTGCGCAGCCGGGGCCGGCTCACGCTCGAGTTGCACGATGGGAGCGAGGTGCGCGCCGAGCTGGTGGGCGGAGACCAGCCCACGGACCTGGCGGTGGTGCGCGCCGAGGGCGGCGCGAAGTTCCCCACGCTGCCGCTGGCGGACCCTCATGACGTGCGCGTGGGTCAGCTGGTGATGGCCATCGGCAACCCCTTCCGCCTGGAGCAATCGGTGTCGATGGGCGTGGTGAGCGCCATCAACCGCACCCTGCCACTGCCCGATGGAGTGATTCTCGAGGGCCTGCTGCAGACGGACGCGGCCATCAACCCGGGCAACTCGGGCGGGCCGCTGCTCAACATGCGCGGGCAGGTGGTGGGCCTCAACACGCTGGTGCTGCCCTACGCGCAGGGCATCGGCTTCGCGGTGAGCGCCACCACCGCGGCCTGGGTGGCCAGCCTGCTCATCCAGCGGGGCAAGGTGGAGCGGCGCTTCCTCGGCATCGCGGCCACCGCCATCAACCTCCCGCCCCAGAGCGCCCAGGAAGCGGGCCAGCCGCGCGCGGTGCGCGTCATGAAGGTGGGCGAGGGCTCCCCCGCGGACGACGCGGGCCTCGAGGCGGATGATCTGCTGCTGGGCATCGACGAGCGGCCCGTCACCAGCGTGGACGACGTGCAGCGTCTGCTGGCGCTCGCCCCCGAGCCCGAGGTGCGCCTGGAGGTGCTGCGCAAGGGCCGCCGCCGCACCCTGCGGGCCCGCACCACGCCCCGCGAGCACAGCAAGGCGGCCTGA